One window of Triticum dicoccoides isolate Atlit2015 ecotype Zavitan chromosome 5A, WEW_v2.0, whole genome shotgun sequence genomic DNA carries:
- the LOC119303338 gene encoding DNA-directed RNA polymerase III subunit RPC8-like, whose amino-acid sequence MFVLSQIEHNLPMPPHLLNRPLVDAIKAELERLLLDKVVANLGLCVSVYDILSVEGGFIFPGEGCSTYKVSFRLLMFRPFIGEVLVGKISGYDEKGLQVSLDFFSDICIPGHLMQIGTVRGEDGRWALKTEDGDELHLDIDDEIRFLVSSIKYPPIPVEQKEDDKPFAPMQINGSIKGDGLGLIAWWAAGEEEGEEEEEGEGEEEEEEEQ is encoded by the exons ATGTTCGTTTTGAGCCAGATTGAGCACAACCTGCCGATGCCTCCACACTTGCTGAATCGCCCTCTTGTCGACGCCATCAAGGCCGAGCTTGAGAGGCTCTTGCTGGATAAG GTGGTTGCAAATCTCGGGCTCTGCGTGTCCGTCTATGACATTCTTTCCGTCGAAGGTGGATTCATCTTTCCAGGAGAGGGCTGCTCGACATATAAA GTTTCCTTTCGGTTATTGATGTTCAGGCCCTTTATTGGGGAGGTTCTTGTTGGGAAGATCAGTGGATATGATGAGAAGGGTTTACAAG TTTCACTTGATTTTTTCAGCGATATATGCATTCCGGGACACTTGATGCAAATTGGCACAGTGAG GGGGGAGGACGGTAGGTGGGCGTTGAAGACTGAAGATGGTGATGAACTTCATCTTGACATTGATGATGAG ATACGATTCCTGGTGTCTAGCATAAAGTACCCACCTATACCAGTTGAGCAAAAGGAGGATGACAAGCCATTTGCTCCGATGCAGATCAAT GGAAGTATCAAAGGAGATGGTCTTGGCCTTATTGCATGGTGGGCGGCAGGTGAAGAGGAgggcgaggaagaggaagagggcgagggcgaggaagaggaagaggaagagcaaTAG